CGCCTTGGTATCTCGCCGAGTCAATATCGTGACCGCTTCTCCACCACCGGCGCGCGGAACGGGGGCGCGATCCCCGTGATCGGGCCCGGTTCGGGTGTGAGCCCGTCTTTCTAGAATCTGTGTGCGTTGTCGGCCGGGCACCGGCGATCGCGGACGGTCCCCGTGTCCAGATCTGTGGGGTCGCCGTCAGATGACGCAGTGGGCAGAAGCTGTGCAGTTCGGAAGAGTGGAAGCAGTCAACCCGACGCCCAAGTTCCGGAGGCTCCCGATGTCTGAAGTCATTGCAGGTATCCCCATTCCCGACACCGACCTGGTTCGAGAGGCCACCTCGCTCGTGCGGGATGTGGCCGACGAAACCCTGTTCAACCACTCGCGCCGAGTGTTTCTCTGGGGAGCGTTGAAGTCGGCCGCACGCGGACTCGATGTCGATCTCGAACTCGCCTATGTGGGCGGTCTCTTCCACGATCTCGGCCTGACGTCGGCCTATGCCACCAAAGATCAGCGCTTCGAACTCGACGGTGCGGAGGCGGCCCGAAAGTTCCTGCTCGAGCACGGCCGGTCCGAGCAGGAGGCTCGCAATGTGTGGTTGGCGATCGCGTTGCACACGACGCCCGAGGTCCCGCTGCGGCTCGCGCCGGAGGTCGCGGTGGTGACCCTGGGTGTGGAGACCGACGTGCTCGGCCTCGACCTCGACGAGATCACCGACGCGCAGCGTTCCGAAGTCGTTGCGGCCCATCCGCGGCCGGATTTCAAGAACAAGATTCTGCATGCGTTCTACAAGGGCATGGTCAATCGTCCCGACACCACGTTCGGAACCATGAACGACGATGTTCTGGCGCACTTCGACCCCTCGTTCAGAAGGAAGGACTTCGTCGAGATCATCGAGAACAACGCCTGGCCCGAATGACCATGCCGGGTGCCCGCGTATCGGTATCAGAGAACACTAGGGGAGAAGATCATGACAACCGTGCAGACCGCCATCGGTTTCCAGGCGTCGGCCCGGCTCAGCGGCCACCTGCAGCGAGTCCTGGTCGATCTGATCGCGCTGCAGCTCAACGCCAAACAATCGCACTGGAATGTCGTCGGCCACAACTTTCGGGACCTTCATCTGCAACTCGACGAGATCGTGGAACTGGCCCGCGAAGCCGGCGACACCATCGCCGAACGCATGCGCGCTCTGGACGCCGTACCCGATGGCCGTCCGACGACCGTCGCAACGGCCACGACCATGCCCCTGCTTCCGCCGGGTGAGCAGAACACGGCGACTGTTGTCGACCTTGTCACCGAACAGCTGCGCCACACGGCGGCCGTGGTGCGCGAGGTCCACGACGACGTCGATGCCGAGGATCCCTCCACTGCCGACCTGCTGCACCAAGTCGTCAACGGGCTCGAGAAACAAGCGTGGATGCTCCGCTCGGAAAACCGGTCAGTGAAGTGAACATCGTCGTCAATCGCACCGTCTTCGACGTCAGCGAGCGCCGACCGCATTCGCCGGCCCGATGTAACCAGCCTGGAGACCGCCCGTCCAGGTATGTCTTCTGCCGTGGCGGCACTTTCGAGAGAGTTCGTGGTTAGGCTGACGCGGTGAGCATTGCCGCCGTTGCCGGCCCGGACTCGCGGCTCGATGGGGCGGTTCGTGATCGTTTACGCGGCCTCGGACTTCACCTCGCGGAGGAGCGCGTGAGCCCGCACCACGGCGTGGGCATCGCCGGCGCGATCCGGCTGGCCTCTGCCGGTGGCGCGCTGGTCGCGGTGGCCGGGCGAGGGGGAGGCGCGCGGGAATGGCGCCGGGACGGCGCGGATCGTCTCGCCGTGGCGCTCGACGCCTCGACCGGCGCGTCGTCGGCGGTCTCCGTCGTCATCCTCCCCGCCACGATTCCTGTCCGGCCGGGGCCGGTCGCCGTCCTGTCCCCGGCCGGATCCGTGTCGTCGTACGAAATTCATCTCGGTGCCGCGCTCGCTGCAGCCACGGGCCGCCGCGTGGAGCATCTCAACGGCTGCGGGACATCGGGGTCGGCCGTTCACAGTGCGATTGCGTCCCGCTCGGCCGCCCGCGCATCGGTGAACGGGTGGCGGGAGCGGCCCGCGCCTCGCCCCGAGCGGGCGCTGCACGCGTTGTCGTCCCGTCCGGCGCTGATCGTCCTCCCGGTGTCGCCGGGAAATCTGACCGCCTCCGAAGTCGTCGGCGACCATCCCGATGCCGACATCGTTCTCGTCTTCGACGCCGCGCACGCGCGCCACGGTGCGGCGGTAGCGCAGCGGGTCGCGTCGATGGTGGAATTGGCGCTCGGGGTGACGCTCGCCCTGCCGGAAGAGCTTCCCGAGTCTTCGCTCGCATCGAGGCGGACCTCCGAACCGCCGGTGGCGAGGGCGGTCGCAGTCGAAGCCACCGTCGGTATGCCGGACAGTGCCGCGACGCTCCCGGAGGTGCGTGCGTCCGACATCATCCATGTCCGATTGACCGATACGGCGTTGGAACTGACGAATCGAACACGGCAGCGCATCGGACTGCGGATCACGCTCGGCTGCGCCACCGAACCCCGACGAGTTCGCGCGGTGTTCGAGACGCTGCTCGAAGCCGACCAGTCCAGCGCCGAACCGACGTCGTCGGTGGCTGCGGTGGCAGATCTGGCAGCGCCCACAGCGGTCCTGCGGCACTGGAGCCATGGTGACGCCGAGGTCTACGAGGGAGGCGATCGGCGAATCCTGACAGTCGATGTGATGGTTCTGGATGCGCGTCGAGAGGTTGGGGCGAGGCGCGAATTCGACGTGCCTAACGGGCTCGACTTCGCTGTCACAGCACGCGACATCTCCGCGTTGATCGGGCGGGCGGACGCTACGGTGGTGCTGCCCGATCCGGCTCCGACCGCGAGGCCGTCCGTGCCCGGGTCGGAGATGCTGGCCGCGTTCGAGCACGCGGTGCTGGTGGGATCGAGTGCGCTGTCGCGGCGCTCGCTCTGAAATCCTTGGGCGTCAGCCTCGTTCGAAACGTACCCGGATCTTGACGAGTGCGGCGAACACGTTCTCCCGCGCGCCGAGATACTTCGAAATGGCGGCGGCATCGGCGTCGTCGGAGAGCTGCGCGGTACCGACAGCGAGGACGATGTAACGGCGGCCGAGGGCATTGCCGGTCCAGTCGTCGGTGACCGGACGGTTCAACCACACCCCGTCCGCCGTGCACAGCTCGACCCGTTGCGCGCGCAGCGACGCATAGAGCGTGTCGGTGCCGATCGGGAGGATGTCGCCGTCCGCGTCGAGGCGTCTGAGCCCCAGGTCCGCGATCACGTCGGACAACGTTCCGTCGTCGATCGCACCGGTCGGGTGAACGAGGACGAACGCGGTCGGCTCGCCGAACGGGTTCGGTGCAGACCACGCCGTCACCCCGATCTGCTGGGTTGACCCCGTAGTCGGATCGCTCACAGCGGCAAGGGTACCCGCGGCGTGACGGGAATTCGATGAGAAATCTGCATGGTCGCGCGCCGCCGCGAGGAGCTTCGGCTCGAAGTGGGGGATCGCCTGACTCATATCGTGTCTCCGACATTCGAATAACGATCCACGCGCCCGGACGCCGAAATGTCGCTCTTGCACCAACTTCGACGACTCGTGGTCCCTCAACACGCAGTAGGCTCGGGAAAGGAGAAGCACGGTCTCTGCGCCCACCCGGATCCTGGTTGTCAGGAGGACATCGTGACCGACCTATCGACACCGCAACCGATTCGGGAAAGTGATGGGAAGGGATGGCTGGATCTCGGCCCGCGCGACATCTGGCGTGACCGCGAGAACCCCGACATCATCGTCCCGCCGACCACCGACAGCGGGACGATGGCGAACATGAAGTTCTCGTTCTCCGACGCGCATCAGCGACTGGAGGAGGGTGGCTGGGCACGCGAGGTCACCAACCGCGAGATTCCTGCGTCACTCGACGTCGCCGGCGTGAACATGGCGCTCGCGCCGGGTGCGTATCGAGAACTGCACTGGCACAAGGAAGCCGAATGGGGGCTGGTTCTCGTCGGCAGTTGCCGTTTGACGGCGATCGACGAGCACGGACGCTCGTTCATCGACGACGTGAAGGCGGGGGACGTGTGGAACTTCGAGGCCGGCCTCCCGCACTCGATCCAGGGCCTCGAGGACGGCGTCGAGTTCTTGCTCGTGTTCAGTGATCCCGACTTCTCCGAGAACTTCACCTTCCTGCTGTCCGGCTGGTTCGCCCATACGCCGCAGGATGTCCTCGCCGCGAATCTGAAGAAGACAGTGGGCGAGATCAGCAGCTTCCCGAAGTCGGACAAGTACATCTTCAACGCGTCGCTTCCGGGTTCCATAGGGGACGTGGACCGCCCGGTGCCTGCAGGGAAGGTGGCTTCGCCCTTCAGTCTGCACATAGAGGACGTCGAACCCATCGAATCCGAGGCCGGCCGCGTGCGCATAGTCGACGTCAATGTGTTTCCGGCGGCGAAGACGATCTCGGCGGCGTTCGTCGAGGTGGAGCCGGGCGGTATGCGTGAATTGCACTGGCATCCGAAAGCGGCCGAATGGCAGTACTACATCCAGGGCAAGGCGCGGATGTCGATCTTCAACTCCAACGGACTGTCCCGTACGTTCGACTTCCAGGCGGGCGACGTCGGCATCGTCCCCCTCGTCGCCGGTCACTATGTTCAGAACATCGGCGACGAGAAGCTGGTGTTCGTCGAGGTGTTCAAATACCCCGAGTACTCGGACATCTCGGCGAACAAGTGGCTCGCATCGAACCCGGCGCAGGTCGTCGCCGACCACCTCGACGTTACGGCGCAGTTCGTCGAGTCGCTGCCGCTCGACGACACCCCGGCGCCCGTCATCTGGTACGACCAGTCGAAGGTCCGGAAATGAGCGCATGATTCACCCGCGCCCGGTCGCCATCGGACGTTCAGTCATCAGCCGACCAGCGCGGCTCCGTGCTCGGGAACCCGGCGACGAGGGCCTCGATCGTACGGCGAAGGCGCGGTGCCACTTCCACGATGGCATGCGACAGCTGTGGGTCACTGCGGTAGAACTCGCGAAGCCGGGGCCCCGGCTCGGCCATCTGCCACAACGCGCCGGCCATGCTCGTCGCAACGGTGACGACGTCGACCGCCGCGGACAGATCCAAGCCGGCCACCCGCTGCAGCTCGACTGCGACCGAGCGGTTGGCCGCGATTGCGCGGAGTTTGAACTGGCGGACGCTGTCGAGCGAGACGTTCTTCTCCAGATTGAGTGGAGCCTGCACCAGCAGATCGCAGAACATCGGTCTCTCGAGAAGCGTGGTCACAAGAAGCTCCGCGATCCAGCTCCCGTCCGCCCCCTCGGTGGCAGATAGTCGCGAGCAGACTTCGTCGGACCAGTCGCGCCACTCGGTGCCGGCGATCCTCAGGAAGATCTCCTCGCGGGTCTCGAAGTACCGCAGCATCGCAGATTTGTGCATCCCGACCACAGCGGCAATCTCGGTCAACGTGACCTCGCGCACGCTGTTCTCGGTGGCCAGTCGGCGCGCGGCCTCGAGGATCGCGAGTTCACGCTGGAGTTTCGCCTGAGGGCTCCGTGCGCGCTGGAACTGATCAGTACCCATAGCGAAAATCTTACGCACCCCCGTTGCATTATTAACGCAACAGAGTTGTACTAGATGTATGGACACACATACATGGCTCATAACAGGTTCCTCGCGCGGCTTCGGCCGGGCGCTCACCGCTGCGGCTCTCGAGGCCGGCGAACGGGTGGTCGCGACGGCGCGCAAGCCCGAACAGTTGACGGCGCTCGTCGAGCAATTCGGTGATCGGATTCTTCCGGTCGCGCTCGACGTCACGGACGCGGCACAAGCAATCGCGGCGTTCGACGCGGCCGTGGAGAAGTTCGCCGAGGTCGATGTGGTCGTCAACAACGCCGGGTACGCGAACATCGCGCCGGTCGAGACCGCTCCCGAAGACGACTTCCGTCGGCAGTTCGAGACCAACTTCTGGGGTGTGTACAACGTCTCGAAGGCCGCGATCGCGGTGCTGAAGAAGCAGGGCGGCGGCACCATCATCCAGTTCTCCTCCATCGGCGGCCGAGTCGGTGGAACAGCGGGCCTGGGCTCCTATCAGGCCGCGAAGTTCGCCGTGGACGGCTTGACCCGTGTAATGGCAAGCGAGACAGCGTCGCTCGGTATCGAGTACGTCGTTGTCGAACCGGGCGGGTTCGCCACCGACTGGGCAGGCGCGTCGATGGACATCCAATCGATCCCGGAGGACTACCAGTCGACGGTTGGTGCGATGGCGAAGACCATGGGCAGCGAAGCGACCACGGCAGGTGATCCGAAGCGCGCTGCAGAAACCCTGGTACGCGTGGTCAAGGACGGCCACTTGCCGACACACTTCGTGCTCGGCGCCGGCGCGGCGCAGGCCGCGATCGAGTACTCACTCAGCCAGATCGCCGAGTCCAGCAGGTGGTCCAACGTGAGCACCTCGCTCGACTACGGCCGGCCCTACCCCGTCGGGCTGCCGCCGGCGACGCCCGAGTTCCCGTGACCATGACGTGTCACCGTGGTCGTTGGGATGGGGCTCGAGTGCGGGGACCTCGGCTGCCGCGGATCGGCGGCCGATCGAACTTATGGGCGATGTACCGACTTCGGGGGACAGAACCTCGAAAGCCCGGCCCCGCTGCGGGTCGTGAGAGGACGATGGTGTCTGTGGGGCCGATCCGGCCGCCACGGTGAGAAGACGGAGAACAAACCTAGTCCGGAGCGGATCCGGCTGATTCGCGCCGAGGAAGGGTGCGCATCATGTCGACGCCGACCACGCCGAGCATCGTATTCGCCCACGGCTTGTGGGCCGATGGGTCCTGTTTCAGCAAGGTGATACCGGCATTGCAGGCAGAAGGGCACGAGGTGGTGTCCACGCAGAACAGCCTCGACACCCTGGAAGGCGATGTCGCTGCGGTCAAGCGGGCTCTGGGGCGGGTCAGAAGCCCGGCTATCCTCGTCGGGCATTCGTACGGTGGCACCGTCATCACAGCAGCGGGAACCGATGACCGTGTCGCGGGGCTCGTGTACATCGCCGCGCTCGCCCCGGACGAGGATGAGACGTCGCAGAGCCTGCAGGCCAAGTTCCCCACGACGGATGTGTTCGCGCACGTCGAGATCGCAGACGGTCGGATCTGGTTGCGATCGGACGGTATCGAATGCTTCGCAGGTGATCTCTCCGAACAGGAACAGCAGCTCGTGTTGGCGACTCAAGGGGTGCCCGCCGCAGATCTCTTCGAGCAGCAGGTCCCGGGCACCGCATGGAAATCGAAGCCGAGCTGGTACATCGTGGGCAGAAACGACCGCACCGTGCATCCCGAGCTGGAGCGCTTCTGTGCCGAACGCATGGACGCAAGCACCTACGAGGCGGACAGCAGCCACGTTCCGATGCTGTCCCAGCCCAGCCTGGTGATCGACGTGATCCGCACCGCCGCGAGATCCTGTCAAGGGGCGTGACCAGCCTGGAGCAGCGGGAACAGTCCTCATCGGGCGGGAAT
This genomic stretch from Prescottella soli harbors:
- a CDS encoding HD domain-containing protein, translating into MSEVIAGIPIPDTDLVREATSLVRDVADETLFNHSRRVFLWGALKSAARGLDVDLELAYVGGLFHDLGLTSAYATKDQRFELDGAEAARKFLLEHGRSEQEARNVWLAIALHTTPEVPLRLAPEVAVVTLGVETDVLGLDLDEITDAQRSEVVAAHPRPDFKNKILHAFYKGMVNRPDTTFGTMNDDVLAHFDPSFRRKDFVEIIENNAWPE
- a CDS encoding alpha/beta fold hydrolase, translating into MSTPTTPSIVFAHGLWADGSCFSKVIPALQAEGHEVVSTQNSLDTLEGDVAAVKRALGRVRSPAILVGHSYGGTVITAAGTDDRVAGLVYIAALAPDEDETSQSLQAKFPTTDVFAHVEIADGRIWLRSDGIECFAGDLSEQEQQLVLATQGVPAADLFEQQVPGTAWKSKPSWYIVGRNDRTVHPELERFCAERMDASTYEADSSHVPMLSQPSLVIDVIRTAARSCQGA
- a CDS encoding SDR family NAD(P)-dependent oxidoreductase — its product is MDTHTWLITGSSRGFGRALTAAALEAGERVVATARKPEQLTALVEQFGDRILPVALDVTDAAQAIAAFDAAVEKFAEVDVVVNNAGYANIAPVETAPEDDFRRQFETNFWGVYNVSKAAIAVLKKQGGGTIIQFSSIGGRVGGTAGLGSYQAAKFAVDGLTRVMASETASLGIEYVVVEPGGFATDWAGASMDIQSIPEDYQSTVGAMAKTMGSEATTAGDPKRAAETLVRVVKDGHLPTHFVLGAGAAQAAIEYSLSQIAESSRWSNVSTSLDYGRPYPVGLPPATPEFP
- a CDS encoding TetR family transcriptional regulator, encoding MGTDQFQRARSPQAKLQRELAILEAARRLATENSVREVTLTEIAAVVGMHKSAMLRYFETREEIFLRIAGTEWRDWSDEVCSRLSATEGADGSWIAELLVTTLLERPMFCDLLVQAPLNLEKNVSLDSVRQFKLRAIAANRSVAVELQRVAGLDLSAAVDVVTVATSMAGALWQMAEPGPRLREFYRSDPQLSHAIVEVAPRLRRTIEALVAGFPSTEPRWSADD
- a CDS encoding cupin domain-containing protein, yielding MTDLSTPQPIRESDGKGWLDLGPRDIWRDRENPDIIVPPTTDSGTMANMKFSFSDAHQRLEEGGWAREVTNREIPASLDVAGVNMALAPGAYRELHWHKEAEWGLVLVGSCRLTAIDEHGRSFIDDVKAGDVWNFEAGLPHSIQGLEDGVEFLLVFSDPDFSENFTFLLSGWFAHTPQDVLAANLKKTVGEISSFPKSDKYIFNASLPGSIGDVDRPVPAGKVASPFSLHIEDVEPIESEAGRVRIVDVNVFPAAKTISAAFVEVEPGGMRELHWHPKAAEWQYYIQGKARMSIFNSNGLSRTFDFQAGDVGIVPLVAGHYVQNIGDEKLVFVEVFKYPEYSDISANKWLASNPAQVVADHLDVTAQFVESLPLDDTPAPVIWYDQSKVRK
- a CDS encoding Dps family protein codes for the protein MTTVQTAIGFQASARLSGHLQRVLVDLIALQLNAKQSHWNVVGHNFRDLHLQLDEIVELAREAGDTIAERMRALDAVPDGRPTTVATATTMPLLPPGEQNTATVVDLVTEQLRHTAAVVREVHDDVDAEDPSTADLLHQVVNGLEKQAWMLRSENRSVK